A single genomic interval of Gouania willdenowi chromosome 22, fGouWil2.1, whole genome shotgun sequence harbors:
- the mis18bp1 gene encoding mis18-binding protein 1 isoform X2, which translates to MASQHYLLKQTTQQFSSPSKVFARLKSKVQRGETCVVEAAEKPGADFSSPRKHNGNAWMSEELWDNQRVGSYYTEVEPLTLSPISSPQKRCRYSDKTVLDVSLGTGGGQTHTGRGLLESTALSQPSSWVNTIQTRKDPPQIRDMSSRTPVKTQMTDRDRDRSVFVDQPDNVFSPIRSRLRKRKHNPPAFYRAFGMTGWETKERKSSAPSGNDSYYKSSVMDPVKQLPVDQSKVTNEPMIPLSKAILKRCTVSVEKCPQMSPAKVFAFMKEKETNLPKNLHNIKRNLNGKSHQVGDAHLSSSLAVNVSQVSPDSDAPDSRTNTIACKSSVHSRSSGYSSEDVLLSHPPADGCANDEVFTHKTMLNDDSEKHQAGFNPGDMRPLESQERVSHQNEGQASLTSRPQKLNQIEIPPTSEEEIQPLRRGKGTASLELTAMSQPLGIKDLKSLKVSSRMSKNDNHFFEESPPLSKHSSEADIFSPIKSRLRSRNWQLNDYSKRGESRNENCSWLKERKLSALRDDHSNKTSIQGAGDVVELPVNQSEVIPEHRVPQLGTNVEKCFSESGFPLRSPAKMFSYMKERENKRKPQTHHHIRRETFSECKVPPSRDVPVLPVQTEADREDVTVTSANQSINGPALIQSASSSLDEVVPVPAAQPKPVLFEDPLVLNSPRIFIPKKPEAVFKRNKWPKQVQFPNESVIYLKKWFLRKNGMGLFVEGIHREENISWNSSNIKDRVSSSVLKTVSGRVYILDGKMNMDRASDFPRWILIKFAKGFPSNWKDLYEKLLLESRVKQRRCSDGGKTVKTPAANAVNISVRQSQKRSFKTPEPCSPPSSASQLNMSRSGRVIKAPLEYWKGGRVMLDAHMNVTIHKGYETSMCNPDTSSIGSSSVLQANVHVLLPNTADSREKKATGGKEESVPTRKVKALIHPQSRSNVGIAEKVSKPVEQQVEAPHRTKETSGRATRSNKQSPTAEKQTHVETVPRKERNAPGKQKAKKQQQPDTDRTTAGASGTKQAKINAVDPQEQDEEKWTGAELKKLKEAVSYYPKHILGYWERVSQMVGTRSAEECCNQHAAPETSQTAAKEAKKVQKKKKKKMVVAPKDPELPVISARAGTLKRKQQVRQYLDTMPRDNVDDVFSSAYMQNKRMPFLCPSEDHDLSISDMEPVTPKSNGYPQVKTPQCLYITPGMMGSPNRSIDDKCVYQLQKRMKKNRFNVNKYSATAKFPTTPSVRQTMKRCSNAEDTSFVVWEMFPGNDAAQSDSGEEEDVYFSEND; encoded by the exons ATGGCGTCTCAACACTATTTACTGAAACAAACTACGCAGCAATTTTCGTCTCCATCGAAAGTGTTTGCGAGGCTGAAGTCTAAAGTGCAGAGAGGGGAGACATGCGTTGTGGAAGCCGCGGAGAAACCCGGGGCGGACTTCAGCTCTCCCAGGAAACACAATGGAAACGCCTGGATGTCCGAGGAGCTCTGGGACAACCAGAGAGTCGGATCCTATTACACCGAAGTAGAACCACTGACTCTGTCTCCCATCTCCAGTCCTCAGAAAAGGTGCAGATACTCAGACAAAACCGTGCTGGACGTGTCCCTTGGTACTGGGGgaggacagacacacacaggaagAGGACTACTGGAGTCCACAGCCCTGTCTCAGCCTTCCTCCTGGGTCAACACGATCCAGACCCGCAAAGATCCACCACAGATCAGAGACATGTCTAGCAGGACTCCTGTAAAAACGCAAATGACAGACAGGGATCGTGATAGGAGTGTATTTGTTGATCAACCAGACAACGTGTTTTCCCCCATAAGGAGCAGATTAAGGAAGAGGAAGCATAATCCACCTGCGTTTTACAGAGCCTTCGGCATGACTGGGTGGGAAACAAAAGAGAGGAAATCATCTGCACCAAGTGGCAATGACTCCTACTACAAGAGCTCAGTAATGGATCCTGTCAAACAACTTCCTGTTGACCAATCAAAAGTCACCAATGAGCCTATGATCCCACTATCCAAAGCTATACTGAAGA GATGCACAGTTAGTGTCGAGAAATGTCCTCAGATGTCACCGGCTAAAGTATTTGCTTTCATGAAGGAGAAGGAAACAAACTTGCCGAAGAATCTCCACAACATCAAGAGGAACCTTAATG GGAAATCCCATCAGGTTGGAGATGCTCATCTTTCCTCGTCTCTTGCTGTGAATGTGTCTCAAGTCTCACCAGACAGCGATGCACCAGACAGTAGAACCAACACGATCGCCTGTAAAAGCTCAGTGCACAGCCGTTCCAGTGGTTATTCCTCAGAGGATGTGCTTCTATCTCACCCGCCAGCAGACGGATGTGCTAATGATGAGGTTTTTACACACAAAACCATGTTAAACGACGACAGCGAGAAACATCAAGCAGGATTTAACCCAGGAGACATGCGGCCACTGGAAAGTCAAGAAAGAGTTTCTCATCAGAACGAAGGGCAAGCTTCACTCACATCGAGGCCTCAAAAACTCAACCAAATTGAAATACCACCAACAAGTGAAGAAGAAATCCAACCATtgagaagaggaaaaggaacaGCCTCCCTGGAGTTAACAGCTATGTCTCAGCCTCTTGGAATCAAAGATTTGAAGAGTTTGAAGGTTTCCAGCAGGATgtctaaaaatgataatcatttcTTCGAGGAATCACCTCCTCTAAGCAAACACTCGTCTGAAGCCGACATATTTTCCCCCATAAAGAGCAGGTTAAGATCAAGAAATTGGCAGCTGAATGATTATAGTAAGAGGGGTGAGAGTAGAAATGAAAATTGTTCTTGGCTTAAAGAAAGAAAGCTCTCTGCTCTGAGGGATGATCACAGCAACAAGACGTCCATCCAGGGTGCGGGTGATGTTGTAGAGCTTCCCGTCAACCAATCAGAAGTCATACCTGAGCACAGGGTCCCACAACTAGGCACCAATGTTGAAAAAT GTTTCAGTGAAAGTGGATTCCCTCTAAGGTCTCCAGCAAAGATGTTTTCTTACATGAAGGAGcgagaaaataaaaggaaaccaCAAACCCATcaccacatcaggagggagactTTTTCTGAGT gtaAGGTTCCTCCATCCAGAGACGTTCCTGTTCTTCCAGTTCAAACAGAGGCTGACAGAGAGGATGTGACCGTTACCTCTGCAAACCAGTCCATCAATGGTCCAGCTTTGATCCAGTCTGCCTCCTCCAGTTTAGATGAGGTCGTCCCTGTCCCCGCAGCGCAGCCAAAGCCAGTTCTGTTTGAGGACCCGCTCGTGCTTAATTCTCCACGGATCTTCATACCGAAAAAACCCGAGGCTGTGTTCAAGCGAAACAAATGGCCAAAGCAAGTTCAGTTTCCTAAC GAAAGTGTGATTTATCTGAAAAAGTGGTTCCTGAGGAAGAATGGTATGGgcctgtttgttgaaggaatcCACAG AGAAGAAAACATTTCTTGGAACAGTAGCAACATAAAGGACAGGGTGTCCAGCTCTGTGCTGAAGACTGTTTCTGGCAGAGTGTATATTTTAGATGGGAAGATGAACATGGACAGAGCATCTG atttCCCCAGGTGGATTTTGATCAAGTTTGCTAAAGGTTTCCCTTCTAACTGGAAAGATCTTTATGAAAAACTTCTGTTGGAGTCAAGAGT cAAACAAAGAAGATGTAGTGATGGGGGTAAAACTGTAAAGACACCGGCAGCCAACGCCGTCAACATTTCTGTGAGACAAAGCCAGAAACGTTCTTTCAAGACCC CTGAACCCTGTTCTCCTCCGTCCTCCGCCTCACAGTTGAACATGTCCCGAAGTGGCCGTGTGATCAAAGCACCACTGGAGTACTGGAAAGGAGGCCGAGTCATGCTGGACGCGCACATGAATGTGACTATTCACAAGGGTTATGAAACTTCCATGTGCAACCCT GATACGTCTTCCATAGGGTCTTCCAGTGTTTTGCAGGCAAATGTTCATGTTCTTCTGCCCAACACTGCAG ATTCAAGGGAAAAGAAAGCAACTGGTGGCAAAGAGGAATCGGTCCCAACGAGGAAGGTGAAGGCTCTAATTCATCCACAGAGCAGAAGTAACGTTGGTATTGCTGAGAAAGTCTCTAAACCAGTTGAGCAGCAAGTGGAAGCACCGCACAGGACGAAAGAAACATCTGGGAGAGCCACAAGGTCCAACAAACAAAGTCCAACTGCAGAGAAACAAACGCATGTGGAAACTGTCCCTCGAAAGGAAAGAAATGCACCTGGGaaacaaaaagccaaaaaacaacagcaaccgGATACAGACAGGACAACAGCAGGAGCATCAGGAACCAAACAGGCCAAGATTAACGCTGTAGATCCACAGGAGCAGGATGAGGAGAAATGGACTGGAGCAGAACTTAAGAAGCTCAAAGA GGCTGTGAGTTACTATCCCAAACACATTTTGGGTTACTGGGAGCGAGTCTCCCAAATGGTAGGAACGCGATCTGCGGAGGAGTGTTGCAACCAACACGCTGCCCCTGAAACGTCCCAAACAGCAGCCAAGGAAGCCAAGAAagtgcagaagaagaagaagaagaagatggtgGTGGCGCCCAAAGATCCTG AACTTCCCGTAATATCTGCTCGAGCAGGAACGTTGAAGAGAAAGCAGCAGGTTCGTCAGTACCTGGACACCATGCCCAGAGATAACGTTGATGATGTTTTCAGCTCGGCCTACATGCAGAATAAACGC ATGCCATTCCTGTGTCCCAGCGAGGATCACGACCTCTCCATATCTGACATGGAGCCTGTGACTCCAAAGTCCAATGGTTATCCTCAAGTAAAGACTCCACAGTGCCTGTATATCACTCCTGGAATGATGGGCTCACCAAACAG GAGCATCGATGACAAGTGCGTTTATCAGCTGCAGAAGAGGATGAAGAAAAACCGATTTAATGTCAACAAATACTCGGCTACAGCAAAG TTCCCAACAACACCATCCGTCAGACAAACGATGAAGAGATGCAGTAACGCAG AAGACACCAGTTTTGTAGTTTGGGAGATGTTCCCAGGAAACGATGCAGCTCAGTCTGACAGCGGAGAAGAGGAGGACGTTTACTTCTCTGAGAATGACTGA
- the mis18bp1 gene encoding mis18-binding protein 1 isoform X3, translating into MASQHYLLKQTTQQFSSPSKVFARLKSKVQRGETCVVEAAEKPGADFSSPRKHNGNAWMSEELWDNQRVGSYYTEVEPLTLSPISSPQKRCRYSDKTVLDVSLGTGGGQTHTGRGLLESTALSQPSSWVNTIQTRKDPPQIRDMSSRTPVKTQMTDRDRDRSVFVDQPDNVFSPIRSRLRKRKHNPPAFYRAFGMTGWETKERKSSAPSGNDSYYKSSVMDPVKQLPVDQSKVTNEPMIPLSKAILKRCTVSVEKCPQMSPAKVFAFMKEKETNLPKNLHNIKRNLNGKSHQVGDAHLSSSLAVNVSQVSPDSDAPDSRTNTIACKSSVHSRSSGYSSEDVLLSHPPADGCANDEVFTHKTMLNDDSEKHQAGFNPGDMRPLESQERVSHQNEGQASLTSRPQKLNQIEIPPTSEEEIQPLRRGKGTASLELTAMSQPLGIKDLKSLKVSSRMSKNDNHFFEESPPLSKHSSEADIFSPIKSRLRSRNWQLNDYSKRGESRNENCSWLKERKLSALRDDHSNKTSIQGAGDVVELPVNQSEVIPEHRVPQLGTNVEKCFSESGFPLRSPAKMFSYMKERENKRKPQTHHHIRRETFSEFQTEADREDVTVTSANQSINGPALIQSASSSLDEVVPVPAAQPKPVLFEDPLVLNSPRIFIPKKPEAVFKRNKWPKQVQFPNESVIYLKKWFLRKNGMGLFVEGIHREENISWNSSNIKDRVSSSVLKTVSGRVYILDGKMNMDRASDFPRWILIKFAKGFPSNWKDLYEKLLLESRVKQRRCSDGGKTVKTPAANAVNISVRQSQKRSFKTPEPCSPPSSASQLNMSRSGRVIKAPLEYWKGGRVMLDAHMNVTIHKGYETSMCNPDTSSIGSSSVLQANVHVLLPNTADSREKKATGGKEESVPTRKVKALIHPQSRSNVGIAEKVSKPVEQQVEAPHRTKETSGRATRSNKQSPTAEKQTHVETVPRKERNAPGKQKAKKQQQPDTDRTTAGASGTKQAKINAVDPQEQDEEKWTGAELKKLKEAVSYYPKHILGYWERVSQMVGTRSAEECCNQHAAPETSQTAAKEAKKVQKKKKKKMVVAPKDPELPVISARAGTLKRKQQVRQYLDTMPRDNVDDVFSSAYMQNKRMPFLCPSEDHDLSISDMEPVTPKSNGYPQVKTPQCLYITPGMMGSPNRSIDDKCVYQLQKRMKKNRFNVNKYSATAKKFPTTPSVRQTMKRCSNAEDTSFVVWEMFPGNDAAQSDSGEEEDVYFSEND; encoded by the exons ATGGCGTCTCAACACTATTTACTGAAACAAACTACGCAGCAATTTTCGTCTCCATCGAAAGTGTTTGCGAGGCTGAAGTCTAAAGTGCAGAGAGGGGAGACATGCGTTGTGGAAGCCGCGGAGAAACCCGGGGCGGACTTCAGCTCTCCCAGGAAACACAATGGAAACGCCTGGATGTCCGAGGAGCTCTGGGACAACCAGAGAGTCGGATCCTATTACACCGAAGTAGAACCACTGACTCTGTCTCCCATCTCCAGTCCTCAGAAAAGGTGCAGATACTCAGACAAAACCGTGCTGGACGTGTCCCTTGGTACTGGGGgaggacagacacacacaggaagAGGACTACTGGAGTCCACAGCCCTGTCTCAGCCTTCCTCCTGGGTCAACACGATCCAGACCCGCAAAGATCCACCACAGATCAGAGACATGTCTAGCAGGACTCCTGTAAAAACGCAAATGACAGACAGGGATCGTGATAGGAGTGTATTTGTTGATCAACCAGACAACGTGTTTTCCCCCATAAGGAGCAGATTAAGGAAGAGGAAGCATAATCCACCTGCGTTTTACAGAGCCTTCGGCATGACTGGGTGGGAAACAAAAGAGAGGAAATCATCTGCACCAAGTGGCAATGACTCCTACTACAAGAGCTCAGTAATGGATCCTGTCAAACAACTTCCTGTTGACCAATCAAAAGTCACCAATGAGCCTATGATCCCACTATCCAAAGCTATACTGAAGA GATGCACAGTTAGTGTCGAGAAATGTCCTCAGATGTCACCGGCTAAAGTATTTGCTTTCATGAAGGAGAAGGAAACAAACTTGCCGAAGAATCTCCACAACATCAAGAGGAACCTTAATG GGAAATCCCATCAGGTTGGAGATGCTCATCTTTCCTCGTCTCTTGCTGTGAATGTGTCTCAAGTCTCACCAGACAGCGATGCACCAGACAGTAGAACCAACACGATCGCCTGTAAAAGCTCAGTGCACAGCCGTTCCAGTGGTTATTCCTCAGAGGATGTGCTTCTATCTCACCCGCCAGCAGACGGATGTGCTAATGATGAGGTTTTTACACACAAAACCATGTTAAACGACGACAGCGAGAAACATCAAGCAGGATTTAACCCAGGAGACATGCGGCCACTGGAAAGTCAAGAAAGAGTTTCTCATCAGAACGAAGGGCAAGCTTCACTCACATCGAGGCCTCAAAAACTCAACCAAATTGAAATACCACCAACAAGTGAAGAAGAAATCCAACCATtgagaagaggaaaaggaacaGCCTCCCTGGAGTTAACAGCTATGTCTCAGCCTCTTGGAATCAAAGATTTGAAGAGTTTGAAGGTTTCCAGCAGGATgtctaaaaatgataatcatttcTTCGAGGAATCACCTCCTCTAAGCAAACACTCGTCTGAAGCCGACATATTTTCCCCCATAAAGAGCAGGTTAAGATCAAGAAATTGGCAGCTGAATGATTATAGTAAGAGGGGTGAGAGTAGAAATGAAAATTGTTCTTGGCTTAAAGAAAGAAAGCTCTCTGCTCTGAGGGATGATCACAGCAACAAGACGTCCATCCAGGGTGCGGGTGATGTTGTAGAGCTTCCCGTCAACCAATCAGAAGTCATACCTGAGCACAGGGTCCCACAACTAGGCACCAATGTTGAAAAAT GTTTCAGTGAAAGTGGATTCCCTCTAAGGTCTCCAGCAAAGATGTTTTCTTACATGAAGGAGcgagaaaataaaaggaaaccaCAAACCCATcaccacatcaggagggagactTTTTCTGAGT TTCAAACAGAGGCTGACAGAGAGGATGTGACCGTTACCTCTGCAAACCAGTCCATCAATGGTCCAGCTTTGATCCAGTCTGCCTCCTCCAGTTTAGATGAGGTCGTCCCTGTCCCCGCAGCGCAGCCAAAGCCAGTTCTGTTTGAGGACCCGCTCGTGCTTAATTCTCCACGGATCTTCATACCGAAAAAACCCGAGGCTGTGTTCAAGCGAAACAAATGGCCAAAGCAAGTTCAGTTTCCTAAC GAAAGTGTGATTTATCTGAAAAAGTGGTTCCTGAGGAAGAATGGTATGGgcctgtttgttgaaggaatcCACAG AGAAGAAAACATTTCTTGGAACAGTAGCAACATAAAGGACAGGGTGTCCAGCTCTGTGCTGAAGACTGTTTCTGGCAGAGTGTATATTTTAGATGGGAAGATGAACATGGACAGAGCATCTG atttCCCCAGGTGGATTTTGATCAAGTTTGCTAAAGGTTTCCCTTCTAACTGGAAAGATCTTTATGAAAAACTTCTGTTGGAGTCAAGAGT cAAACAAAGAAGATGTAGTGATGGGGGTAAAACTGTAAAGACACCGGCAGCCAACGCCGTCAACATTTCTGTGAGACAAAGCCAGAAACGTTCTTTCAAGACCC CTGAACCCTGTTCTCCTCCGTCCTCCGCCTCACAGTTGAACATGTCCCGAAGTGGCCGTGTGATCAAAGCACCACTGGAGTACTGGAAAGGAGGCCGAGTCATGCTGGACGCGCACATGAATGTGACTATTCACAAGGGTTATGAAACTTCCATGTGCAACCCT GATACGTCTTCCATAGGGTCTTCCAGTGTTTTGCAGGCAAATGTTCATGTTCTTCTGCCCAACACTGCAG ATTCAAGGGAAAAGAAAGCAACTGGTGGCAAAGAGGAATCGGTCCCAACGAGGAAGGTGAAGGCTCTAATTCATCCACAGAGCAGAAGTAACGTTGGTATTGCTGAGAAAGTCTCTAAACCAGTTGAGCAGCAAGTGGAAGCACCGCACAGGACGAAAGAAACATCTGGGAGAGCCACAAGGTCCAACAAACAAAGTCCAACTGCAGAGAAACAAACGCATGTGGAAACTGTCCCTCGAAAGGAAAGAAATGCACCTGGGaaacaaaaagccaaaaaacaacagcaaccgGATACAGACAGGACAACAGCAGGAGCATCAGGAACCAAACAGGCCAAGATTAACGCTGTAGATCCACAGGAGCAGGATGAGGAGAAATGGACTGGAGCAGAACTTAAGAAGCTCAAAGA GGCTGTGAGTTACTATCCCAAACACATTTTGGGTTACTGGGAGCGAGTCTCCCAAATGGTAGGAACGCGATCTGCGGAGGAGTGTTGCAACCAACACGCTGCCCCTGAAACGTCCCAAACAGCAGCCAAGGAAGCCAAGAAagtgcagaagaagaagaagaagaagatggtgGTGGCGCCCAAAGATCCTG AACTTCCCGTAATATCTGCTCGAGCAGGAACGTTGAAGAGAAAGCAGCAGGTTCGTCAGTACCTGGACACCATGCCCAGAGATAACGTTGATGATGTTTTCAGCTCGGCCTACATGCAGAATAAACGC ATGCCATTCCTGTGTCCCAGCGAGGATCACGACCTCTCCATATCTGACATGGAGCCTGTGACTCCAAAGTCCAATGGTTATCCTCAAGTAAAGACTCCACAGTGCCTGTATATCACTCCTGGAATGATGGGCTCACCAAACAG GAGCATCGATGACAAGTGCGTTTATCAGCTGCAGAAGAGGATGAAGAAAAACCGATTTAATGTCAACAAATACTCGGCTACAGCAAAG aagTTCCCAACAACACCATCCGTCAGACAAACGATGAAGAGATGCAGTAACGCAG AAGACACCAGTTTTGTAGTTTGGGAGATGTTCCCAGGAAACGATGCAGCTCAGTCTGACAGCGGAGAAGAGGAGGACGTTTACTTCTCTGAGAATGACTGA